One genomic window of Xanthobacter dioxanivorans includes the following:
- a CDS encoding acyltransferase domain-containing protein: MFELAASEPAAAPVFAAAAAVLGGRDPRDLVRQGEEVIHRNDVAQVLCCAAVLAAWAVIGPAAPRPLVIAGYSAGEVPAWAVAGIIDVKTAFHLVARRAALMDEETHEPCGLAAIVGLPGHVIDGICRTHALHIAIINGPSHFIVGGGAAGLQAALADAAGRGATRATMLPIHVASHTPLLAAASARFAAVLTQNMADAALPDGVRLISGIDGMPVRSLIEGLPKLAAQVSTTVDWAGCMDACRAARPARMLELGPGNALARMAGELAPGIPARSVADFRTAEGLRRWVASAP; this comes from the coding sequence ATGTTCGAGCTGGCCGCATCCGAGCCGGCGGCGGCGCCCGTCTTCGCGGCGGCTGCCGCGGTCCTCGGCGGCCGTGATCCGCGTGATCTCGTGCGGCAAGGCGAGGAGGTCATCCATCGAAACGATGTCGCCCAGGTGCTGTGCTGCGCGGCGGTGTTGGCGGCCTGGGCCGTGATCGGTCCTGCCGCGCCGCGCCCGCTCGTCATTGCCGGCTATAGCGCCGGAGAAGTGCCGGCCTGGGCGGTCGCGGGCATCATCGATGTGAAGACGGCTTTTCATCTGGTGGCGCGCCGTGCCGCCCTCATGGACGAAGAGACGCACGAGCCTTGCGGGCTTGCCGCCATCGTCGGTTTGCCCGGCCATGTGATCGACGGGATCTGCCGCACTCACGCACTCCACATCGCCATCATCAACGGCCCATCGCATTTCATCGTCGGCGGCGGCGCAGCCGGCCTTCAGGCCGCTTTGGCGGACGCTGCGGGCCGTGGCGCCACCCGCGCGACGATGCTGCCCATCCACGTGGCCTCACACACGCCGCTGCTTGCGGCAGCAAGCGCGCGCTTCGCCGCGGTGCTCACGCAAAACATGGCAGATGCGGCCCTGCCGGATGGGGTCCGGCTGATCAGCGGAATTGACGGCATGCCGGTTCGCAGCCTCATCGAAGGTCTCCCCAAGCTGGCCGCGCAGGTATCCACAACCGTCGACTGGGCGGGCTGCATGGATGCCTGCCGTGCCGCGCGCCCCGCCCGCATGCTCGAACTCGGCCCCGGCAATGCGCTGGCGCGGATGGCGGGCGAACTTGCGCCCGGCATACCGGCGCGCAGCGTCGCCGACTTCCGCACCGCGGAAGGGCTACGCCGCTGGGTCGCATCGGCGCCCTGA
- a CDS encoding response regulator transcription factor, with translation MSDHPIITIVDDDEAVRTALESLVRSLGLRASTFASADAFLNSERVHDTSCLITDIQMPSISGIELQARLRAQGNMVPMIFITAFPEERVRRRAMTAGAVGFLSKPFDGSAIIDCIDRALGAPA, from the coding sequence GTGTCCGATCACCCGATCATAACCATCGTTGACGACGACGAAGCGGTGCGCACGGCCCTTGAGAGCCTCGTCCGGTCCTTGGGCCTGCGTGCCAGCACGTTCGCCTCGGCCGATGCGTTCCTCAATTCCGAACGGGTGCACGACACATCCTGCCTGATCACCGACATCCAGATGCCAAGCATATCCGGCATCGAGTTGCAGGCGAGATTGAGGGCGCAGGGCAATATGGTGCCGATGATCTTCATCACTGCGTTTCCGGAGGAGCGTGTCCGGCGCCGGGCCATGACGGCGGGAGCCGTGGGCTTTCTGAGCAAGCCGTTCGACGGCAGTGCCATCATCGACTGCATCGACCGCGCGCTTGGCGCCCCCGCATGA
- a CDS encoding sensor histidine kinase, producing the protein MAAGLAAAIFIIDTLSPLDMAIAVLYVGVVLFSASFLERRSLLLVGGACICLTLLSFTIIHGQDYGLAAAMRSVVSITAITVTTLLSLRNQAATRSLREQADLLDLTHDAIFVRDDTDTITYWNHGAEKLYGWSGDEAVGRKAAELLQTVFPSPTSEINAEIHRTGRWEGELVHVTRGGDRLVIMSRWSLQRDERGRPLATMETNSDITARKRAENALHQAQAELAHVTRITTMGGMTASIAHEVNQPLAAVVTNGEACLRWLGRTVPDIEEAQAAVEQMIRNGRRASDVVARLRSLARRSDPLHVATDINEVVDDVLLLLERELSNNRVSCDLSLGADLPPVLGDRVQLQQVTINLALNALQAMEAVPEGQRHLKIRTALADTDVDKAVIIEVRDSGPGVNPQSLPMLFDAFYSTKKDGMGMGLSISRSIIEAHAGRISAALNDEGGMCFKVLLPVIEKAGS; encoded by the coding sequence ATGGCGGCGGGGCTCGCGGCGGCGATCTTCATTATCGATACGCTGTCCCCGCTGGATATGGCGATCGCGGTGCTCTACGTCGGCGTTGTCCTGTTTTCCGCCAGCTTCCTGGAGCGCCGCAGCCTGCTGCTGGTGGGCGGCGCCTGCATTTGCCTCACGTTGCTGAGCTTCACCATCATTCACGGGCAGGACTATGGTCTCGCCGCCGCCATGCGAAGCGTCGTAAGCATCACGGCCATCACCGTGACCACCCTGCTGTCGCTCCGAAACCAGGCGGCGACCCGTTCGCTGCGCGAGCAGGCCGACCTGCTCGACCTTACGCACGACGCCATCTTCGTGCGCGACGATACCGACACCATCACCTATTGGAACCATGGCGCCGAGAAGCTCTATGGCTGGTCAGGGGACGAGGCCGTGGGCCGGAAGGCGGCGGAATTGCTGCAGACCGTCTTCCCCTCGCCGACGTCGGAGATCAATGCCGAGATCCATCGCACCGGAAGGTGGGAAGGCGAGCTTGTCCACGTCACCAGAGGCGGCGACCGCCTGGTGATCATGAGCCGCTGGTCGCTTCAGCGCGACGAGCGCGGCCGGCCTTTGGCCACCATGGAGACGAACAGCGACATCACCGCGCGCAAGCGGGCCGAAAACGCGCTTCACCAGGCGCAGGCGGAGCTGGCGCACGTAACGCGCATCACCACCATGGGCGGGATGACGGCGTCCATCGCCCACGAAGTCAACCAGCCGCTCGCCGCCGTGGTCACCAATGGCGAAGCGTGCCTGCGTTGGCTTGGACGGACGGTTCCAGACATCGAGGAGGCGCAGGCGGCGGTCGAGCAGATGATCCGCAACGGCCGCAGGGCCAGCGACGTGGTGGCCCGGCTGCGATCTCTTGCGCGTCGCAGCGACCCGCTTCACGTGGCGACCGACATCAACGAAGTGGTGGACGATGTCCTCCTTCTGCTTGAGCGGGAGCTGTCGAACAATCGTGTGTCGTGCGATCTTTCCCTTGGCGCAGATCTGCCTCCCGTCCTTGGCGACCGGGTCCAGCTCCAGCAGGTCACCATCAATCTCGCCTTGAATGCCCTTCAGGCCATGGAGGCGGTTCCTGAAGGCCAGCGCCATCTGAAGATCCGCACGGCCCTCGCCGACACGGACGTCGATAAGGCCGTCATTATCGAGGTTCGAGACAGCGGCCCCGGCGTAAACCCGCAGAGTTTGCCTATGCTGTTCGACGCCTTCTACAGCACCAAGAAGGACGGGATGGGCATGGGCCTGTCGATCTCGCGATCGATTATCGAAGCCCATGCTGGCCGCATTTCCGCTGCGTTGAACGATGAAGGCGGAATGTGCTTCAAAGTGTTGCTGCCTGTGATTGAGAAAGCCGGATCGTGA
- a CDS encoding MDR family MFS transporter yields the protein MDARAQDGPKGANLRTWIAVTGCMLGALIAVLDIQITNSSLPQIEGGISTGSDNGTWISTSYLIGEIIMIPLTDYLSRVFSFRRLLIGNATLFLIFSVGCAFATSLSQMIVLRGLQGFSGGVMIPMAFTIILTKLPLHQRPLGIAAFAMTATFGPSIGPTIGGYLTEHYGWQYVFFVNIIPGAVMLALLFPTLERAPMRLDLLKEGDWFGIAFMAVGLGALQTVLDEGNQKGWFGSPEILHLSAVAVVCLAIFVAIELTIEKPAVQLRLLTGRNFGFGTLANTMVGCALFGSVFVLPSYLDEVQGYNAEQIGMVLAWVGLPQLLIIPFVPQLLKRFDSRAIVCVGLAIFAASCFMNTHLDLDVGGDQLIWTNIVRALGQAIVLSPLTGIAMLGISPAQSAAASGIFNMMRSLGGAVGTAALATVISKREQFHSNIIGQSATPYRETTRGFLEQMQDYFLQHGIPDPQRAYHQAEILLGQLVAKQALVMAFSDTFAVLGGVLLLAAGAVMLTRKAVASGPVKG from the coding sequence ATGGACGCCCGCGCGCAGGACGGACCGAAGGGCGCGAACCTTCGCACCTGGATCGCAGTGACCGGCTGCATGCTCGGCGCGCTCATCGCAGTCCTCGACATCCAGATCACCAATTCCTCCCTTCCGCAAATCGAAGGCGGCATCAGCACCGGCTCGGACAATGGGACGTGGATCTCCACCTCCTATCTCATCGGCGAAATCATCATGATCCCGCTGACGGACTATCTGAGCCGCGTCTTCAGCTTCCGCCGCCTGCTGATCGGCAATGCCACGCTGTTCCTGATCTTTTCGGTGGGCTGCGCGTTCGCCACCAGCCTCAGCCAGATGATCGTGCTGCGCGGCCTTCAGGGATTCAGCGGCGGCGTGATGATCCCGATGGCCTTCACGATCATTCTGACGAAGCTGCCGCTCCACCAGCGGCCTTTGGGCATTGCTGCCTTCGCAATGACGGCCACCTTCGGGCCTTCCATTGGCCCCACCATCGGGGGCTACCTGACCGAGCATTACGGCTGGCAATATGTGTTCTTCGTCAACATCATCCCCGGCGCGGTGATGCTCGCGTTGCTTTTTCCGACGCTCGAGCGCGCGCCCATGCGGCTTGATCTTCTGAAGGAAGGCGATTGGTTCGGCATCGCCTTCATGGCGGTCGGCTTGGGGGCGCTCCAGACGGTGCTGGACGAAGGCAACCAGAAGGGCTGGTTCGGCTCCCCCGAGATCCTGCACTTGTCGGCGGTGGCTGTGGTCTGCCTCGCCATCTTCGTCGCCATCGAGCTCACCATTGAGAAGCCGGCCGTCCAGCTGCGTCTGCTGACAGGACGCAATTTCGGCTTCGGCACGCTCGCCAACACCATGGTGGGCTGCGCCCTGTTCGGCTCGGTCTTCGTGCTGCCCAGCTATCTCGATGAGGTCCAGGGCTATAATGCCGAACAGATCGGCATGGTCCTGGCCTGGGTGGGGCTGCCGCAGCTCCTCATCATTCCCTTCGTGCCGCAGCTGCTGAAGCGTTTCGATTCCCGCGCCATCGTCTGTGTCGGGCTCGCCATCTTCGCGGCGAGCTGCTTCATGAACACCCATCTGGATCTCGACGTCGGCGGCGACCAACTGATCTGGACCAACATCGTCCGAGCGCTGGGGCAGGCGATCGTGCTCTCGCCCTTGACGGGCATCGCCATGCTCGGCATTTCGCCAGCCCAGTCCGCCGCCGCCTCAGGCATCTTCAACATGATGCGCAGCCTGGGCGGTGCCGTCGGCACGGCTGCACTTGCCACCGTGATCAGCAAGCGCGAGCAATTCCACTCCAACATCATCGGGCAGTCGGCGACGCCTTATCGCGAGACGACACGCGGCTTCCTGGAGCAGATGCAGGACTATTTCCTCCAGCACGGCATACCGGACCCGCAGCGGGCTTATCACCAGGCCGAAATCCTGCTCGGCCAGCTGGTGGCCAAGCAGGCGCTCGTCATGGCCTTTTCCGACACGTTCGCCGTGCTCGGCGGCGTTCTCCTCCTTGCGGCCGGCGCCGTCATGCTCACGCGTAAAGCGGTCGCGAGCGGGCCGGTAAAGGGATAA
- a CDS encoding organic hydroperoxide resistance protein, which produces MTILYTTKVTATGGRKGTIRSEDGILDLKLALPKELGGMGGATNPEQLFAGGYAACFENALLRVARESGHRFADGDVEVVAEIGLSRNEADAFVLHAALAITLAGLDQAMAEQLVHGADAICPYSNAIRGNVDVTKTVRVR; this is translated from the coding sequence ATGACCATTCTTTACACCACAAAGGTCACCGCGACCGGGGGCCGCAAGGGTACGATCCGGAGCGAGGACGGCATCCTCGATCTCAAGCTCGCCCTCCCGAAGGAGCTGGGCGGCATGGGCGGTGCCACCAATCCCGAGCAGCTTTTTGCCGGCGGCTACGCGGCCTGCTTCGAGAATGCGCTGCTGCGCGTGGCGCGGGAGTCCGGCCACCGTTTTGCTGATGGAGACGTCGAAGTGGTCGCAGAGATCGGGCTGAGCCGCAACGAGGCCGATGCCTTCGTGCTGCATGCGGCACTCGCCATCACCTTGGCAGGGCTCGATCAGGCAATGGCCGAGCAACTCGTGCACGGCGCCGACGCCATCTGCCCCTATTCCAATGCCATTCGCGGCAATGTGGATGTCACCAAGACGGTGAGGGTGCGGTGA
- a CDS encoding HlyD family secretion protein → MNIAVNPSPATAKRVLPSVGPTDAPPLAPPPAAQRPARSRFRLLLVSAAGLLALCGLAYAGFEYWTSWRFEQTTDDAYVQADVVTIAPKVSGYLRTVEVNDNQPVKAGDILATIDPRDYEASVNQALADVTQATASIANFTAQIAEQQALIDEARATIDVDQAAELYAEQNDKRYATLANAGYGSIQNAQQAASAGAQAKAALARDKAALLAAQKQVDTLKAQLEQAKATLAHNEAVLDQAQLNLGYTKLRAPVDGVVGARTLRVGQFVQPGTQLLALVPLQATYIVANYKETQLTDVRRGQPVSISVDTFPGTSVRGVVNSVAPASGQEFALLPPDNATGNFTKIVQRIPVKVTIDRADPLAGRLLPGMSVTTTISVREQPRPPAAALDMAAPTMAPSTQGMLAKGEE, encoded by the coding sequence ATGAACATCGCGGTGAATCCATCTCCCGCCACCGCCAAGCGTGTCTTGCCGTCGGTCGGCCCGACCGATGCGCCACCGCTTGCTCCGCCGCCCGCGGCGCAGCGGCCGGCCCGCTCCCGATTTCGCTTGCTCCTGGTGAGTGCCGCAGGGCTTCTGGCGCTTTGCGGCCTCGCTTATGCCGGGTTCGAATACTGGACGTCATGGCGGTTCGAGCAGACGACCGACGATGCCTATGTGCAGGCGGACGTTGTCACCATCGCGCCCAAGGTTTCCGGCTATCTGCGCACCGTCGAGGTGAACGACAACCAGCCGGTCAAGGCCGGCGACATCCTGGCGACCATCGACCCGCGCGACTATGAGGCCAGCGTCAACCAGGCCCTGGCCGATGTCACCCAGGCCACGGCCAGCATCGCGAACTTTACCGCGCAGATCGCAGAGCAGCAGGCGCTGATCGACGAGGCGCGAGCCACCATCGATGTAGATCAGGCCGCCGAGCTCTATGCGGAGCAGAATGACAAGCGCTACGCCACGCTCGCCAATGCGGGCTATGGCAGCATCCAGAATGCCCAGCAGGCGGCATCGGCCGGCGCGCAGGCGAAGGCAGCCCTGGCCAGGGACAAGGCCGCCCTGCTGGCGGCCCAGAAGCAGGTCGATACGCTGAAGGCCCAGTTGGAGCAGGCCAAGGCGACCCTTGCGCACAACGAGGCCGTCCTCGACCAGGCACAGCTCAATCTCGGCTATACGAAATTGCGCGCCCCCGTCGACGGCGTTGTGGGTGCCCGCACGCTGCGCGTCGGCCAGTTTGTGCAGCCCGGCACGCAGCTCCTCGCCCTCGTCCCGCTGCAGGCGACCTATATCGTCGCGAACTACAAGGAGACGCAGCTCACCGACGTGAGGCGCGGCCAGCCGGTGAGCATTTCCGTGGACACGTTCCCCGGCACCTCCGTGCGAGGCGTGGTGAACAGCGTCGCGCCGGCGAGCGGGCAGGAATTCGCTCTACTTCCGCCGGACAATGCCACGGGCAATTTCACCAAGATCGTCCAGCGCATCCCGGTGAAGGTCACCATTGACCGCGCCGATCCGCTGGCCGGCCGGCTTCTGCCGGGCATGTCGGTGACCACTACCATTTCGGTGCGGGAACAGCCCCGTCCTCCTGCGGCGGCGCTCGATATGGCAGCGCCCACCATGGCGCCCTCCACCCAAGGCATGCTCGCAAAGGGGGAGGAGTGA
- a CDS encoding SDR family NAD(P)-dependent oxidoreductase: protein MTTDVEEDMADSLDTAPSGKVAIITGGSRGLGRNTVLALAKNGVKTIFTYRANRVEADRVRSEVAEHGCQSIALPLDTCDIASFDGFVARVRQALAELGADRFDYLVNNAGTAHHNSIEQTTEEELDALYNIHFKGVFFLTQKLLPLIRDGGRIVNFSSGLTRIVVPGSAPYGAMKGAVEVLTRYMAKEFGPRGIAVNVVAPGAIATDFSGGMVRDNPDIARRVAEMTALGRVGQPDDIGPMVASLLSEANRWVNAQRIEVSGGMSI, encoded by the coding sequence ATGACCACGGATGTGGAAGAAGACATGGCCGACAGTTTGGATACTGCGCCTTCGGGCAAGGTCGCGATCATCACCGGCGGGAGCCGTGGACTCGGGCGCAACACCGTGCTCGCCCTGGCCAAGAACGGAGTGAAAACGATCTTCACCTATCGCGCGAACCGCGTCGAGGCCGACCGGGTCCGCAGCGAAGTGGCGGAGCACGGTTGCCAGTCGATCGCGCTGCCGCTCGATACCTGCGACATCGCATCGTTCGACGGTTTTGTGGCGCGTGTGCGCCAAGCCCTCGCCGAGCTGGGTGCCGACCGTTTCGACTATCTGGTCAACAATGCCGGCACCGCGCACCACAACTCAATCGAGCAAACGACGGAAGAAGAACTGGACGCGCTCTACAATATCCATTTCAAGGGCGTGTTTTTTCTGACGCAGAAACTGCTGCCGCTTATCCGGGACGGCGGACGCATCGTCAATTTTTCCTCCGGCCTGACCCGCATCGTCGTTCCCGGCAGTGCGCCCTACGGCGCGATGAAGGGGGCTGTGGAGGTCCTGACGCGCTACATGGCCAAGGAATTCGGTCCGCGCGGCATCGCCGTGAACGTCGTTGCGCCCGGGGCCATCGCCACCGATTTCAGCGGCGGCATGGTGCGCGACAATCCCGATATCGCCCGCCGCGTCGCCGAGATGACCGCGCTCGGCCGGGTGGGACAGCCGGACGACATCGGGCCCATGGTTGCCTCCCTGCTCTCCGAAGCGAACCGCTGGGTCAATGCGCAGCGCATCGAGGTTTCGGGCGGCATGTCCATCTGA